From the Caldalkalibacillus thermarum genome, the window ATACAGCCTGGAAAATTGAACGGTAAAGACATTGACATCGTGTCTGCCTTTGAAGGAGTGGGACAGTATAACAAAGGTGAGATTGACCGGGAAGAACTGCATCAAATCGAATGTCACGCCTGTCCCGGGCCAGGGTCATGCGGAGGGATGTATACGGCCAATACCATGGCTTCGGCTATAGAAGCAATGGGGATGAGTTTGCCCGGCAGCTCGTCCACCCCGGCCATCAGTCCGGAGAAGCTGACGGAAGCTAACCAGGCAGGACAAGCTGTCTTTAATTTATTGGAACAAGGGATCTACCCACGGGACATCATGACCAAAAAAGCCTTTGAAAATGCAATTACGGTGGTGATGGCTCTGGGTGGATCAACCAATGCTGTTTTACATCTGTTAGCGATTGCCCATGCTGTGGGCGTGGATCTAAGTTTGGATGACTTTGACCGTATCCGCCGCCGGGTGCCGCATATTGCTGATCTAAAGCCAAGCGGCCGTTACGTTATGCAAGATCTTAACGATGTTGGCGGTGTGCCAGCGGTCATGAAAGAGTTGCTGCAAGCTGGCTTGCTCCATGGTGACTGTTTGACAGTCACAGGCAAAACACTGGAAGAAAATCTGGCTGAGCAACCTTCTCTCAAAGCTGGGCAAGACGTGATTCGCCCCTTGGATGATCCCTTCCTGGAAACCGGTCCGTTGGTGATTTTAAAAGGGAACCTGGCGCCTGAGGGTGCAGTGGCTAAAGTGTCGGGGCTGAAAAAGAAAAAAATCACTGGTCCGGCCCGGGTGTTTGACACAGAGGCAGAAGCAACAGAGGCTGTGTTAAACGACCAAATTAAACCAGGTGATGTGATTGTCATTCGTTACGCTGGGCCGAAAGGGGGGCCGGGCATGCCAGAAATGCTGTCCATTTCAGGGATTTTAATCGGAAAGGGCTTAGGTAAGGATGTAGGGCTTCTGACAGACGGGCGGTTTTCCGGCGGGACGCACGGCTTGGTCGTAGGCCATGTGGCGCCAGAAGCTCAGGTTGGCGGCCCCATCGCTTTGTTAAAGGAAGGCGATATGATCACGATAGACAGTGAAA encodes:
- the ilvD gene encoding dihydroxy-acid dehydratase, which encodes MTEKEAQNRRTQDLRLRSKVISDPVHRAPNRAMLRAVGFSDEDFRKPMIGIASTWSEVTPCNIHLDELARKAKEGARQAGGAPLIFNTITVSDGISMGTEGMRYSLPSREVIADSIETVVGAENLDGFVAIGGCDKNMPGCMMAIGRLNLPSVFVYGGTIQPGKLNGKDIDIVSAFEGVGQYNKGEIDREELHQIECHACPGPGSCGGMYTANTMASAIEAMGMSLPGSSSTPAISPEKLTEANQAGQAVFNLLEQGIYPRDIMTKKAFENAITVVMALGGSTNAVLHLLAIAHAVGVDLSLDDFDRIRRRVPHIADLKPSGRYVMQDLNDVGGVPAVMKELLQAGLLHGDCLTVTGKTLEENLAEQPSLKAGQDVIRPLDDPFLETGPLVILKGNLAPEGAVAKVSGLKKKKITGPARVFDTEAEATEAVLNDQIKPGDVIVIRYAGPKGGPGMPEMLSISGILIGKGLGKDVGLLTDGRFSGGTHGLVVGHVAPEAQVGGPIALLKEGDMITIDSEKQELSVAVSDEEFAERRKQWQAPPLKHSKGILAKYARLVSSASKGAVTD